The following proteins are encoded in a genomic region of Pseudodesulfovibrio mercurii:
- a CDS encoding UbiD family decarboxylase, giving the protein MGYRNTRECLDALEARGELVRIDKCVDADLEIGAIQRRVFRAKGPALLFSNVRGCRFPMAANLFGTRERMRFLFRDTVDTVERLMKLKLEPMELLRRPWQYLGAPRTAWHTLPRTVSDGPVMANETAVSSLPKLKSWPLDGGPYVTLPQVYTEDPARPGYAGSNLGMYRVQLSGNDYVQDREVGLHYQIHRGIGHHHAEALRRGEALKVNIAVGGAPSMTVAAMMPLPEGLAELFFAGALGGHRIAMVRRPGQLPIPAEADFCICGTIVRGGEKPEGPFGDHLGYYSLAHDFPVLKVDRVYHRDDAVWPFTTVGRPPQEDTLFGQFVHELTAELVPSVFAGVHEVHAVDAAGVHPLLLAVGSERYVPYAAERQPQELLTNAMGLLGNTQTALSKYVLIAAREDLPAGVGCHDVPAFFRHMLERADLTRDLHFITRTTIDTLDYSGISLNQGSKVIFAVAGPPKRELGTELPAGLDLPRGFRDPRVFAPGILVLKGPRHRRGRDRQDPALERLGETLARVPGIEGFPLVVVADDARFTAANWDNFLWVTFTRSDPATDIYGAGAFTHAKHWGADKALVVDARLKTYHAPPLEEDPEVEKRVDELGAEGGPLHGII; this is encoded by the coding sequence ATGGGATACAGGAACACGCGTGAATGCCTCGACGCCCTCGAGGCGCGGGGCGAACTCGTCCGCATCGACAAGTGCGTGGACGCGGACCTGGAGATCGGCGCCATCCAGCGCCGCGTCTTCCGGGCCAAGGGTCCGGCCCTGCTCTTCAGCAACGTCCGGGGCTGCCGCTTCCCCATGGCCGCGAACCTCTTCGGCACCCGCGAACGCATGCGCTTCCTGTTCCGGGACACCGTGGACACGGTGGAACGGCTGATGAAGCTCAAGCTGGAGCCCATGGAGCTGCTGCGCCGTCCGTGGCAGTACCTGGGCGCGCCCCGGACCGCCTGGCACACCCTGCCCAGGACCGTGTCCGACGGCCCGGTCATGGCCAACGAGACGGCCGTGTCCAGCCTGCCCAAGCTCAAGTCCTGGCCCCTGGACGGCGGGCCCTACGTGACCCTGCCCCAGGTCTACACCGAGGACCCGGCCCGGCCCGGCTACGCCGGTTCCAACCTGGGCATGTATCGCGTCCAGCTGTCGGGCAACGACTACGTGCAGGACCGGGAGGTGGGGCTGCACTACCAGATCCATCGCGGCATCGGTCACCACCACGCCGAGGCCCTGCGCCGGGGCGAAGCGCTCAAGGTCAACATCGCGGTGGGCGGCGCACCGTCCATGACCGTGGCCGCCATGATGCCTCTGCCCGAGGGGCTGGCCGAACTCTTTTTCGCCGGGGCCCTGGGCGGCCACCGCATCGCCATGGTCAGGCGGCCGGGCCAGCTGCCCATCCCGGCCGAGGCGGACTTCTGCATCTGCGGGACCATCGTCCGGGGCGGGGAGAAGCCCGAGGGCCCCTTCGGCGACCACCTGGGCTACTACAGTCTGGCTCACGATTTTCCGGTCCTCAAGGTGGACAGGGTCTACCACCGCGACGACGCGGTCTGGCCCTTCACCACCGTGGGCCGCCCGCCCCAGGAGGACACCCTGTTCGGCCAGTTCGTCCACGAGCTGACCGCCGAGCTGGTGCCGTCGGTCTTCGCGGGGGTGCACGAGGTCCACGCCGTGGACGCGGCCGGGGTACACCCGCTGCTTCTGGCCGTGGGCAGCGAACGTTATGTGCCGTATGCCGCCGAGCGCCAGCCCCAGGAGCTGCTGACCAACGCCATGGGTTTGCTCGGCAACACCCAGACCGCGCTGTCGAAGTACGTGCTCATCGCGGCCCGCGAGGACCTGCCCGCCGGGGTGGGCTGCCACGACGTGCCCGCCTTTTTCCGCCACATGCTCGAGCGGGCGGACCTGACCCGCGACCTACACTTCATCACCCGGACGACCATCGACACCCTGGACTACTCGGGCATCAGCCTGAACCAGGGCTCCAAGGTCATCTTCGCCGTGGCCGGGCCGCCCAAGCGCGAGCTGGGGACCGAACTCCCGGCCGGGCTCGACCTGCCGCGCGGCTTCCGCGATCCACGGGTCTTCGCTCCGGGCATCCTGGTCCTCAAGGGGCCCAGGCACCGTCGGGGACGGGACCGGCAGGACCCGGCCCTGGAGCGGTTGGGCGAGACCCTGGCGCGGGTGCCGGGCATCGAGGGGTTCCCGCTCGTCGTGGTGGCCGACGACGCGCGCTTCACGGCCGCGAACTGGGACAATTTCCTGTGGGTGACCTTCACCCGCTCCGACCCGGCCACGGACATCTACGGAGCGGGCGCATTCACCCACGCCAAGCACTGGGGCGCGGACAAGGCCCTGGTCGTGGACGCGAGACTCAAGACCTACCACGCGCCGCCCCTTGAGGAGGACCCCGAGGTGGAGAAGCGCGTGGACGAACTGGGCGCCGAGGGCGGCCCGCTGCACGGCATCATCTAA
- a CDS encoding bacteriohemerythrin, which yields MPLIQWDETMSLDMDELDEQHRELIDLINEAFDAIQRNDERCMAPLIDKMRDYAVVHFEAEEAILRSCGYPESEVHAGQHRVFEEKVEEFRRNLAAQANLSQVFIFLSRWLTSHIMHEDRKFLPWLPETDDEGA from the coding sequence ATGCCCCTCATTCAATGGGACGAGACCATGTCCCTGGACATGGACGAGCTGGACGAACAGCACAGGGAACTGATCGACCTGATCAACGAGGCCTTTGACGCCATCCAGCGCAACGACGAACGATGCATGGCCCCGCTCATCGACAAGATGCGGGACTACGCCGTGGTCCACTTCGAGGCCGAGGAGGCGATCCTGCGCAGCTGCGGCTACCCCGAAAGCGAGGTCCACGCCGGGCAGCACCGCGTCTTCGAAGAGAAGGTGGAGGAGTTCCGGCGCAACCTGGCCGCCCAGGCCAACCTCTCCCAGGTCTTCATCTTCCTCAGCCGCTGGCTGACCAGCCACATCATGCACGAGGACCGCAAATTCCTCCCCTGGCTCCCGGAGACGGACGACGAGGGGGCATAG
- a CDS encoding UbiX family flavin prenyltransferase produces the protein MDSKRIILAVSGASGTLYAAALADALAGRDDVELHVIISDAARKVMDLETDLAPDALERGATAVYAPDDIAALPASGSWKHDGMIICPCSMATLSAVATGFGHTLIHRAADVTLKERRKLVLVPRETPLSVIHLQNMLTATRAGAVVLPASPGFYQRPATIADLTGQVAGKVLDQLDIPHSLFRRWGD, from the coding sequence ATGGACAGCAAACGAATCATCCTCGCGGTCAGCGGCGCAAGCGGCACCCTGTACGCGGCCGCCCTGGCCGACGCCCTGGCCGGACGCGACGACGTGGAACTGCACGTCATCATCTCGGACGCGGCCCGCAAGGTCATGGACCTTGAAACCGACCTGGCCCCGGACGCCCTTGAGCGGGGCGCGACCGCGGTCTACGCGCCCGACGACATCGCCGCACTGCCCGCCAGCGGCTCCTGGAAGCACGACGGCATGATCATCTGCCCCTGCTCCATGGCCACCCTGTCGGCCGTGGCCACGGGCTTCGGCCACACCCTCATCCACCGGGCCGCGGACGTGACCCTCAAGGAGCGGCGCAAGCTGGTCCTGGTGCCGCGCGAGACCCCGCTGTCCGTCATCCACCTGCAAAACATGCTCACGGCCACCCGGGCCGGGGCTGTCGTTCTACCGGCGAGTCCGGGCTTCTACCAGCGCCCGGCGACCATTGCGGACCTGACCGGCCAGGTGGCCGGCAAGGTCCTCGACCAACTGGACATCCCCCACTCCCTGTTCCGGAGGTGGGGCGATTAG
- a CDS encoding metal-dependent hydrolase, whose translation MEITWFGHANFRIKSADATLFIDPFFVGNPSAPASYKDVDDCNLILVTHDHHDHIGQTLEMAVKHDAEVVAMFDVIQALIQQGLPEHLGVGMNIGGTVSRRGLDIQMVQAIHSSTNGVPAGFVITEPSGLCVYDSGDTGLFGDMELIGKFHDIDVAILPIGGRFTMDARQAAYACKLLKCKKLIPQHWGTWPILDQNTRSMAEQLALVAPDTEMLELAVGRPLVI comes from the coding sequence ATGGAGATCACCTGGTTCGGCCACGCCAACTTCAGGATCAAGAGCGCCGACGCCACCCTGTTCATCGACCCGTTTTTCGTGGGCAACCCCAGCGCGCCCGCCTCCTACAAGGATGTGGACGACTGCAACCTCATCCTGGTCACCCACGACCACCACGACCACATCGGTCAGACCTTGGAGATGGCCGTCAAACACGACGCCGAGGTGGTGGCCATGTTCGACGTCATCCAGGCCCTCATCCAGCAGGGACTGCCGGAGCACCTGGGCGTGGGCATGAACATCGGCGGCACGGTCAGCCGCAGGGGGCTGGACATCCAGATGGTCCAGGCCATCCACTCCTCGACCAACGGCGTGCCCGCGGGCTTCGTCATCACCGAGCCGAGCGGCCTGTGCGTCTACGACTCGGGCGACACCGGCCTGTTCGGGGACATGGAGTTGATCGGGAAATTCCACGACATCGACGTGGCCATCCTGCCTATCGGCGGCCGGTTCACCATGGATGCGCGACAGGCGGCCTACGCCTGCAAGCTGCTCAAGTGCAAGAAGCTCATCCCCCAGCACTGGGGGACTTGGCCCATCCTGGACCAGAACACCCGGTCCATGGCCGAGCAGCTCGCCCTGGTCGCCCCGGACACCGAGATGCTCGAGCTGGCCGTGGGCCGGCCCCTGGTCATCTAG
- a CDS encoding aldo/keto reductase, which yields MPEIRIPRIPRIQLNDGRTMPALGLGTYRLNGASGATAMADGIRAGYRLLDSAFVYENEGALGEAVQWADVPREELFLVSKLPGRHQRREEALRTVEESLYRAGLDYWDLYLIHWPNPGRGLYVEAWRALLEARERGLIRSAGVCNFLPEHLDVLVRETGTPPAVNQVELHPYFSQKPQRAFDRRHDIVTQAWGPLGRGMGLLGEETLRDIAANTGKTVAQVVLRWHIQSGVVPLPMSASPERRAENLNVFNFELCDADMAAIDALTRPDGRLKGQDPAVYEEF from the coding sequence ATGCCCGAAATCCGCATCCCCCGCATCCCCCGCATCCAATTGAACGACGGCCGGACCATGCCCGCCCTCGGGCTCGGCACCTACCGGCTCAACGGCGCCTCCGGCGCGACGGCCATGGCCGACGGCATCCGGGCCGGATACCGGCTCCTGGACTCGGCCTTCGTCTACGAGAACGAGGGCGCCCTGGGCGAGGCCGTGCAGTGGGCGGACGTGCCCCGCGAGGAGCTGTTCCTGGTCTCCAAGCTGCCGGGCCGCCACCAGCGGCGCGAGGAGGCGTTGCGCACGGTGGAGGAGTCCCTGTACCGGGCCGGGCTGGATTACTGGGACCTCTATCTGATCCACTGGCCCAACCCCGGAAGGGGGCTGTATGTCGAGGCGTGGCGGGCCCTGCTCGAGGCGCGCGAGCGCGGCCTGATCCGTTCGGCGGGCGTGTGCAACTTCCTGCCCGAGCACCTGGATGTCCTGGTCCGGGAGACCGGCACGCCTCCGGCGGTCAACCAGGTGGAGCTGCACCCGTATTTTTCCCAGAAGCCCCAGCGAGCCTTCGACCGGCGGCACGACATCGTCACCCAGGCGTGGGGGCCGCTGGGCCGGGGCATGGGCCTCCTGGGGGAGGAGACCCTGCGCGACATCGCCGCGAACACGGGCAAGACCGTGGCCCAGGTGGTGCTGCGCTGGCACATTCAGTCCGGGGTGGTGCCCCTGCCCATGTCCGCCTCGCCCGAGCGCCGGGCCGAAAACCTGAACGTCTTCAACTTCGAGCTGTGCGACGCGGACATGGCGGCCATCGACGCCCTGACGCGCCCGGACGGCCGCCTCAAGGGACAGGACCCGGCGGTCTACGAGGAGTTCTAG
- the uvrC gene encoding excinuclease ABC subunit UvrC, producing the protein MDTEYKFFADRFPDTPGVYLMKDGRGRILYVGKAKKLRRRLASYFRKAEALTPKTRALVARIRHIDTLLTATEKEALLLESGLIKKHRPRYNVVLKDDKQYVLFRLDRQSEFPRLSMTRKVVRDGSVYFGPFTSASAARTVWKLLGKVFPLRKCKDTAFRNRVRPCLYHDIGQCWAPCVKDVDREAYAEMVHRVEMLLSGRSLELVDDLTRKMKAASKDMAYEQAAAYRDQIRAVRKTVEGQAAVIHDNRDRDVIGLAETGQGLGLGLLFVRQGRLLDQKQFFWPGLTLDEGPEVVESFLGQFYGPGRFIPSTVVVPMELEESPLPEVLTERGGASVRIVAPRNTQEKQLLGIARNVAARAVEAAETISSRLQRVLRLPEEPVRIECVDASHLGGTDMRVGQVVFEDGRRNPDASRLYAFPELEGAGDDYAALAAWARRRMESGPPWPDLVLIDGGRGQISAVEKGLAECTEECGWELASIAKGESRRAGELGDVIFRPGRVNPMPLKPGSPELLFLQKIRDAAHRFVLGRQRRARKKAVLSSELTSLPGIGPRTARILWDRFESLEAMLEADPGTIGGLSGIGPRRAEKIHAALQSLKSSREG; encoded by the coding sequence ATGGACACCGAGTACAAATTTTTTGCCGACCGTTTTCCGGACACGCCGGGCGTCTATTTAATGAAGGATGGGCGCGGCCGCATCCTCTACGTGGGCAAGGCCAAGAAGCTGCGCCGCAGGCTGGCCTCCTATTTCCGCAAGGCCGAGGCCCTGACGCCCAAGACCCGCGCCCTGGTGGCCCGCATCCGGCACATCGACACCCTGCTCACGGCCACGGAGAAGGAGGCCCTGCTGCTGGAGTCCGGGCTGATCAAGAAGCACCGGCCGCGCTACAACGTGGTCCTCAAGGACGACAAGCAGTACGTGCTCTTCCGGCTGGACCGGCAGTCCGAGTTCCCGCGCCTGTCCATGACCCGCAAGGTGGTTCGCGACGGCTCGGTCTATTTCGGGCCGTTCACCTCGGCCTCGGCCGCGCGCACGGTCTGGAAGCTGCTCGGCAAGGTCTTTCCCCTGCGCAAGTGCAAGGACACCGCCTTCCGCAACCGGGTGCGCCCCTGCCTGTACCACGACATCGGCCAGTGCTGGGCCCCGTGCGTCAAGGACGTGGACCGCGAGGCCTACGCCGAGATGGTCCACCGGGTGGAGATGCTCCTGTCCGGGCGCAGCCTGGAGCTGGTGGACGACCTGACCCGAAAGATGAAGGCCGCCTCGAAGGACATGGCCTACGAACAGGCCGCCGCGTACCGCGACCAGATCCGGGCGGTGCGGAAGACCGTGGAAGGGCAGGCCGCCGTGATCCACGACAACCGCGACCGCGACGTCATCGGCCTGGCCGAGACCGGCCAGGGGCTCGGCCTGGGGCTGCTCTTCGTGCGCCAGGGGCGGCTTTTGGACCAGAAGCAGTTCTTCTGGCCCGGCCTGACCCTGGACGAGGGTCCCGAGGTCGTCGAGAGCTTCCTCGGCCAGTTCTACGGGCCGGGCCGCTTCATCCCGTCCACGGTGGTCGTGCCCATGGAGCTGGAGGAGTCCCCGCTGCCCGAGGTCCTGACCGAGCGCGGCGGCGCGAGCGTGCGCATTGTCGCCCCCCGGAACACCCAGGAAAAACAGCTGCTCGGCATCGCCCGCAACGTGGCCGCGCGGGCCGTGGAGGCCGCGGAGACCATCTCCTCCCGGCTGCAGCGGGTCCTGCGCCTGCCCGAGGAGCCCGTGCGCATCGAGTGCGTGGACGCCTCCCACCTGGGCGGCACGGACATGCGCGTGGGACAGGTGGTCTTCGAGGACGGGCGGCGCAACCCCGACGCCTCGCGGCTGTATGCCTTCCCCGAGCTGGAGGGGGCGGGCGACGACTACGCGGCCCTGGCCGCGTGGGCCCGCCGCCGCATGGAGTCCGGTCCGCCGTGGCCCGATCTGGTGCTCATCGACGGCGGCCGGGGCCAGATTTCCGCCGTGGAGAAGGGGCTGGCCGAGTGTACCGAGGAGTGCGGCTGGGAGCTGGCCTCCATCGCCAAGGGCGAGTCGCGGCGCGCGGGCGAGCTGGGCGACGTCATCTTCAGGCCGGGCCGCGTGAACCCCATGCCCCTCAAGCCCGGCAGCCCGGAGCTGCTCTTTTTGCAGAAGATCCGCGACGCGGCCCACCGCTTCGTCCTGGGCCGGCAGCGCCGGGCGCGCAAGAAGGCGGTCCTGAGCAGCGAGCTGACCTCCCTGCCCGGCATCGGCCCCCGGACCGCACGCATCCTCTGGGACCGCTTCGAGTCCCTGGAGGCCATGCTCGAGGCCGATCCCGGGACCATCGGCGGGCTGTCCGGCATCGGTCCCAGGCGGGCGGAGAAGATCCACGCCGCCCTCCAGTCCCTCAAGTCGTCGCGCGAGGGCTGA
- a CDS encoding outer membrane homotrimeric porin, which produces MKRLSLLAIALIMVLGMAASASAAPEVAISGNVLINAVWKNNWDFSKVADEKNMTIYQRADLYFTVTANENLKGVLGLRSNKDQWGGTETQLGNPGGNNGSNALYVRDAYIDFNWPGTDVNVKAGIQYLALPTAIGGSSWILGDRAGAVMVSAPVTDNVSVLAGYTRLFDTTGNSNVTDDGQVDAWLLALPLNFEGVSATPFFLYSNTGVNSVLGDATTYWAGTDFTMSLFDPFVIKADINYGNSDNDIDTADASGWLFDLGVDYTGFDFMTVSAYFVYTTGEDDDAANGSERMPILVNDWAVGSFFFGGGSITGDDMDSSELGFWTLGVSLTGIQSFAEGLTHDFHLLYVKGTNDKDSVVAGTTVDGRYLTEKDSLWEVDFNTAYAVYDELTLYGQLGYINSDFDKDIWADVDNDAWKVATGVVYKF; this is translated from the coding sequence ATGAAACGTTTGTCCCTTCTCGCCATCGCCCTGATCATGGTTCTGGGCATGGCCGCGTCCGCTTCCGCGGCGCCCGAAGTTGCCATCTCCGGCAACGTTCTGATCAACGCCGTTTGGAAGAACAACTGGGATTTCAGCAAAGTTGCTGATGAAAAGAACATGACCATCTACCAGCGCGCTGACCTGTACTTCACGGTCACCGCCAACGAGAACCTGAAAGGCGTTCTCGGCCTGCGTTCCAACAAGGATCAGTGGGGTGGTACCGAAACTCAGCTGGGCAACCCCGGCGGCAACAACGGCTCCAACGCCCTGTACGTCCGTGATGCCTACATCGACTTCAACTGGCCCGGCACCGACGTCAACGTCAAAGCTGGTATCCAGTACCTGGCCCTGCCCACCGCCATCGGTGGCAGCTCCTGGATTCTCGGTGACCGCGCCGGCGCCGTCATGGTTTCCGCGCCCGTGACCGACAACGTCTCCGTCCTGGCCGGTTACACCCGCCTGTTCGACACCACCGGTAACTCCAACGTCACCGACGACGGTCAGGTTGACGCTTGGCTGCTGGCCCTGCCGCTGAACTTCGAAGGCGTCTCCGCCACCCCGTTCTTCCTGTATTCCAACACCGGTGTGAACTCCGTCCTGGGCGATGCCACCACCTACTGGGCCGGCACCGACTTCACCATGTCCCTGTTCGACCCGTTCGTCATCAAGGCTGACATCAACTACGGCAACAGCGACAACGACATCGACACCGCTGACGCTTCCGGTTGGTTGTTCGACCTGGGTGTGGACTACACCGGCTTCGACTTCATGACCGTGTCCGCTTACTTCGTCTACACCACCGGTGAAGACGACGACGCCGCCAACGGTTCCGAGCGTATGCCCATCCTGGTCAACGACTGGGCTGTCGGCTCCTTCTTCTTCGGTGGTGGCTCCATCACCGGTGACGATATGGACAGCTCCGAGCTCGGTTTCTGGACCCTGGGCGTGTCTCTGACCGGCATCCAGTCCTTCGCTGAAGGCCTGACCCACGACTTCCACCTCCTGTACGTCAAGGGTACCAACGACAAGGATTCCGTTGTCGCCGGCACCACTGTCGATGGTCGTTACCTGACCGAAAAGGACTCCCTGTGGGAAGTTGACTTCAACACCGCTTACGCCGTGTACGACGAGCTGACCCTGTACGGACAGCTGGGCTACATCAACTCCGACTTTGACAAGGACATCTGGGCCGACGTGGACAACGATGCTTGGAAGGTCGCCACTGGTGTTGTTTACAAGTTCTAA
- the hisD gene encoding histidinol dehydrogenase: protein MDCRDLTYANPDDWPGIARWLEKRKDPDTKVDTIVRGILADVRERGDEALAEYTRKFDCASFDAADLRVPEEAIAAALAEIPDDDAAILREAIERVRTFHLNQKEKSWWTTAEDGTILGQMVRPVDRVGLYVPGGQGGETPLISSLIMNAVPAQVAGVGSIAVTSPPRKDGTLNPYILATAALLGLSEIYLAGSAWAVAALAFGTKTIAPCDVLAGPGNIFVATAKSQLIGRVGIDMVAGPSEIVILADGSANPAWLAADMLSQAEHDPLAASILVTPDADLAARVRAELDTQCAALPRCEIASKSLANWGAIITVPDIPTGAEMVNLLAPEHLELAVADPWSLLGSIRHAGAIFMGHNSPEPVGDYFAGPNHVLPTLRTVRFSSALSVQNFCKKSSVIAASPSYVSEHGAKIARLARLEGLEAHARSVEQRNK, encoded by the coding sequence ATGGATTGCAGAGATTTGACTTACGCGAACCCGGACGACTGGCCCGGCATCGCCCGCTGGCTGGAAAAGCGCAAGGACCCGGACACCAAGGTGGACACCATCGTGCGGGGCATCCTCGCCGATGTCCGCGAGCGGGGCGACGAGGCCCTGGCCGAATACACCCGCAAATTCGACTGCGCGTCCTTTGACGCGGCCGACCTCCGCGTGCCCGAAGAAGCCATCGCGGCCGCCCTGGCCGAGATCCCGGACGACGACGCGGCCATCCTCCGCGAGGCCATCGAGCGAGTACGCACCTTCCACCTGAACCAGAAGGAAAAGTCCTGGTGGACCACCGCCGAGGACGGCACCATCCTCGGCCAGATGGTCCGGCCCGTGGACCGCGTGGGGCTGTACGTGCCCGGCGGCCAGGGCGGCGAGACCCCGCTCATCTCCAGTCTGATAATGAACGCGGTCCCGGCCCAGGTGGCCGGGGTCGGCTCCATCGCCGTGACCTCGCCCCCGCGCAAGGACGGCACCCTCAACCCGTACATCCTGGCCACCGCCGCCCTGCTCGGGCTGAGCGAAATATACCTGGCCGGGTCCGCCTGGGCCGTTGCGGCCCTGGCCTTCGGCACCAAGACCATCGCGCCGTGCGACGTCCTGGCCGGTCCGGGCAACATCTTCGTGGCCACGGCCAAGTCCCAGCTCATCGGCCGGGTGGGCATCGACATGGTCGCGGGCCCGTCCGAGATCGTCATCCTGGCCGACGGCTCGGCCAACCCGGCCTGGCTGGCCGCGGACATGCTCTCCCAGGCCGAACACGACCCCCTGGCCGCGTCCATCCTGGTCACCCCGGACGCGGACCTTGCCGCCCGGGTGCGCGCGGAGCTGGACACCCAGTGCGCGGCCCTGCCCCGCTGCGAAATCGCCTCGAAATCCCTGGCCAACTGGGGCGCGATCATCACCGTGCCCGACATCCCCACCGGGGCGGAGATGGTCAACCTGCTCGCCCCCGAGCACCTGGAACTGGCCGTGGCCGACCCGTGGTCCCTGCTCGGCTCCATCCGCCACGCCGGTGCCATCTTCATGGGCCACAATTCGCCCGAACCTGTGGGCGACTACTTCGCCGGGCCCAACCATGTGCTGCCCACCCTGCGTACGGTCCGTTTTTCCTCCGCCCTGTCGGTGCAGAACTTCTGCAAGAAATCCAGCGTGATCGCCGCGAGCCCGAGCTACGTGTCCGAGCACGGCGCCAAGATCGCCCGGCTGGCCCGGCTGGAAGGCCTCGAAGCCCACGCCCGCAGCGTGGAACAACGCAACAAATAG
- a CDS encoding phosphoribosylaminoimidazolesuccinocarboxamide synthase has translation MAAVLETNITEYPLISRGKVRDIYEIDADTLLLVTTDRISAFDVVMPDPIEDKGKVLNQITLFWMKMMEDLVPNHIIATNVDDYPEPLRKYRDQLQDRSVLAKKAKPLPIECIVRGFITGSGWSDYQKTGEVCGHKLPEGLQESAMLEKPLFTPSTKADLGQHDENISLDKAAELLGEEMMRKVETLALSIYTRARDYAKQRGILIADTKFEFGILDGELLFIDEALTPDSSRFWPEEGYAPGQSQPSFDKQYFRDWLVQIGFNKQPPAPHVPADIAARTREKYLEAYKLLTGEDLKV, from the coding sequence ATGGCTGCCGTTCTTGAAACCAACATCACCGAATATCCGCTCATCTCCCGCGGCAAGGTCCGCGACATCTACGAGATAGACGCGGACACCCTGCTCCTGGTGACCACCGACCGCATCTCCGCCTTCGACGTGGTCATGCCCGACCCCATCGAGGACAAGGGCAAGGTGCTCAACCAGATCACCCTGTTCTGGATGAAGATGATGGAGGACCTGGTCCCCAACCACATCATCGCCACCAACGTGGACGACTACCCCGAACCCCTGCGCAAATACCGCGACCAGTTGCAGGACCGCTCGGTCCTGGCGAAAAAGGCCAAGCCCCTGCCCATCGAGTGCATCGTGCGCGGCTTCATCACCGGGTCCGGCTGGTCCGACTACCAGAAGACCGGCGAGGTCTGCGGACACAAGCTGCCCGAGGGCTTGCAGGAATCCGCCATGCTCGAAAAGCCGCTGTTCACCCCGTCCACCAAGGCGGACCTGGGACAGCACGACGAAAACATCTCGCTCGACAAGGCGGCCGAGCTGCTCGGCGAGGAGATGATGCGCAAGGTCGAGACCCTGGCCCTGTCCATCTACACCCGCGCCCGGGACTACGCCAAGCAGCGCGGCATCCTCATCGCGGACACCAAGTTCGAGTTCGGCATCCTGGACGGGGAACTGCTCTTCATCGACGAGGCCCTGACCCCGGACTCCTCCCGGTTCTGGCCCGAGGAGGGCTACGCGCCGGGCCAGTCCCAGCCGAGCTTCGACAAGCAGTACTTCCGCGACTGGCTGGTTCAGATCGGCTTCAACAAGCAGCCGCCCGCGCCGCACGTGCCCGCGGACATAGCTGCCCGGACCCGCGAAAAGTACCTCGAAGCCTACAAACTTCTGACCGGAGAAGACCTGAAGGTCTAG
- the rpsF gene encoding 30S ribosomal protein S6, with protein MANNYETLVLLSPELAAEDRTTILDTLTGIVDREGGKMVETDDWGMRQLAYPVQKQTRGYYVRLVYDAPGALVAELERNIRITDGIFKFMTVKLAA; from the coding sequence ATGGCAAACAATTACGAGACGCTCGTCCTGCTCTCCCCGGAGCTGGCGGCAGAGGACAGGACCACCATCCTGGACACTCTGACCGGCATCGTGGACCGCGAGGGCGGCAAGATGGTTGAGACCGACGACTGGGGCATGCGCCAGCTGGCCTACCCCGTCCAGAAGCAGACCCGTGGATACTACGTTCGCCTGGTGTACGACGCCCCCGGCGCGCTGGTTGCCGAACTCGAGCGCAACATCCGCATCACCGACGGCATCTTCAAGTTCATGACCGTCAAACTGGCTGCCTAG
- the rpsR gene encoding 30S ribosomal protein S18 gives MAFRKKFTPRKKFCRFCADAELPLDYKRPDILRDFVTERGKIIARRITGTCAKHQRRLTNEIKRARQMALLFYTTVHSTDVKKRSSM, from the coding sequence ATGGCTTTCCGCAAGAAATTCACCCCGAGGAAGAAGTTCTGCCGCTTCTGCGCGGACGCAGAGCTGCCCCTGGACTACAAGCGCCCGGACATCCTGCGCGACTTCGTCACTGAACGCGGCAAGATCATCGCCCGGCGGATCACCGGCACCTGCGCCAAGCACCAGCGCCGCCTGACCAACGAGATCAAGCGCGCCCGCCAGATGGCCCTGCTTTTCTACACCACCGTTCACAGCACCGATGTGAAGAAACGGAGCTCCATGTAG